Proteins found in one Pseudomonadota bacterium genomic segment:
- the secA gene encoding preprotein translocase subunit SecA produces the protein MIGALARRLFGSANERLLSKYGNTVERINALEADFERLSDDELRAKTEEYRGRLEGGESLNDLLVEAFATVREAAKRTLGQRHYDVQLMGGMVLHNGAISEMKTGEGKTLVATLPVYLNAIGGEGVHVVTVNDYLARRDAEWMGEVYGALGLKTGCIVPGLEDAQRREQYAADITYGTNNEFGFDYLRDNMKFSLDSMVQRDFNFAIVDEVDSILIDEARTPLVISGPAEDSSESYRGVNGIIPQLGDDDFEKDEKQKAVSLTDSGVEHVEKLLVDAGLITEGGLYDIENVTTVHHINQALRAHKLFTRDVDYIVKDDKVVIIDEFTGRMMEGRRYSDGLHQALEAKEDVKIQTENQTLASITFQNYFRLYPKLAGMTGTAMTEADEFANTYTLDVVEIPTHQPMVRKDAHDEVYRTAEEKFDAIVELIEDCHKRGQPVLVGTISIERSEMIAAILKKKKIKHNVLNARYHEQEAQIIAQAGRFGAVTIATNMAGRGTDIQLGGNAEMLIAHEVGDADADDDKARATAEKISAQVEAEREKVLGAGGLYIVGTERHESRRIDNQLRGRSGRQGDPGASTFLLSLEDDLMRIFGSERLDGMLQKLGLEQGEAITHPWVNKAIERAQAKVEARNFDIRKTLLRFDNVMNDQRKVIYEQRRDLMRAEEVSETIGEMREQVIEDLVGRCIPPDAYPEQWETASLEEEVHRILGLNLPVAEWAKEEGIADEEVRERILTAANDKYAKKEETYTEKVMRLAEKSLLLQIIDQRWRDHLHSLDHLRQAVGLRAYAQKDPLREYQAEAFSLFDRMLDNVRESVTQVLMHIEIRVDADADQLAPREPSRPMQESRSDPAFAQQTGQPAQTAPSDRLAWQAGQAVSRVDPKDRDPNNPATWGKVGRNELCPCGSGKKYKHCHGKLEQAAGASTAVH, from the coding sequence ATGATCGGCGCACTCGCCCGCCGCCTGTTCGGCTCCGCCAACGAACGTCTGCTAAGCAAATACGGAAACACCGTTGAGCGCATCAATGCGCTGGAAGCGGATTTCGAGAGGCTGAGCGACGACGAACTGCGCGCAAAAACCGAGGAATACCGCGGCCGCCTGGAGGGTGGCGAAAGCCTGAACGACCTGCTGGTCGAAGCTTTTGCGACGGTACGCGAGGCCGCCAAGCGAACCCTGGGTCAGCGTCACTACGACGTCCAGCTCATGGGCGGCATGGTGCTGCATAACGGCGCGATCTCTGAAATGAAGACCGGCGAGGGCAAGACCCTGGTCGCCACGCTACCGGTCTACCTCAACGCCATCGGCGGCGAGGGTGTCCATGTGGTCACCGTTAACGATTACCTGGCCAGGCGCGATGCCGAGTGGATGGGCGAGGTCTATGGCGCGCTTGGCCTGAAGACGGGCTGCATCGTGCCGGGCCTAGAGGATGCACAGCGGCGCGAGCAATACGCCGCCGATATCACTTACGGCACCAATAACGAGTTTGGTTTCGACTACCTGCGCGACAACATGAAGTTCTCGCTGGACTCGATGGTGCAGCGCGACTTCAATTTCGCGATCGTCGACGAGGTCGACAGTATCCTGATCGACGAGGCGCGGACGCCGCTGGTAATTTCCGGCCCGGCTGAGGACTCGTCAGAGTCCTACCGCGGCGTCAACGGCATCATTCCTCAGCTTGGCGATGACGATTTCGAGAAAGACGAAAAGCAAAAGGCGGTCTCCCTGACCGACAGCGGTGTCGAGCATGTGGAGAAACTCCTGGTCGACGCCGGCCTGATCACCGAAGGCGGCCTCTACGACATCGAGAACGTCACGACGGTGCATCACATCAATCAAGCGCTGCGTGCCCACAAGCTCTTCACGCGCGATGTCGATTACATCGTCAAGGACGACAAGGTCGTCATCATCGACGAGTTCACCGGCCGCATGATGGAAGGCCGGCGCTATTCGGATGGTCTGCACCAGGCGCTGGAAGCGAAGGAAGACGTCAAGATCCAGACCGAGAACCAGACGCTGGCCTCGATCACGTTCCAGAACTACTTCCGGCTTTATCCCAAGCTTGCCGGCATGACCGGCACGGCCATGACCGAAGCCGACGAGTTCGCCAACACCTATACCCTGGACGTCGTCGAAATCCCGACCCATCAACCGATGGTCCGCAAGGATGCCCACGACGAGGTCTATCGGACGGCCGAGGAGAAGTTCGACGCGATCGTCGAGCTGATCGAGGACTGCCACAAGCGCGGCCAACCGGTCCTGGTCGGCACCATCAGTATCGAGCGGTCGGAAATGATCGCCGCGATCCTGAAAAAGAAGAAGATCAAGCACAACGTTCTCAACGCGCGCTATCACGAGCAGGAAGCGCAGATCATCGCCCAGGCCGGCCGTTTCGGCGCCGTGACGATCGCGACCAATATGGCCGGTCGGGGCACCGACATTCAGCTCGGCGGCAACGCAGAGATGCTGATCGCGCACGAGGTCGGCGATGCCGATGCCGATGATGACAAGGCACGCGCGACGGCGGAGAAGATCTCCGCCCAGGTCGAGGCGGAACGCGAAAAGGTGCTTGGGGCCGGCGGCCTTTACATCGTCGGTACCGAACGTCACGAGAGCCGGCGCATCGACAACCAGCTGCGAGGCCGTTCGGGCCGTCAAGGCGATCCCGGCGCCTCAACCTTCCTGTTATCGCTGGAAGACGACCTGATGCGCATCTTCGGGTCCGAACGCCTGGACGGCATGCTGCAGAAACTCGGCCTGGAACAAGGCGAGGCGATCACCCATCCCTGGGTCAACAAGGCGATCGAGCGCGCCCAAGCGAAAGTCGAGGCCCGCAACTTCGACATTCGCAAGACCTTGCTGCGTTTCGACAACGTGATGAACGATCAGCGCAAGGTTATCTACGAACAACGCCGCGACCTCATGCGCGCCGAGGAAGTGTCTGAGACGATTGGCGAGATGCGCGAGCAGGTCATTGAGGATCTGGTTGGACGCTGCATTCCGCCTGACGCCTATCCCGAGCAGTGGGAGACAGCGTCTCTGGAAGAAGAGGTCCACCGCATTCTGGGTCTTAACCTGCCGGTTGCCGAGTGGGCCAAGGAAGAAGGCATCGCGGATGAGGAAGTCCGCGAGCGCATCCTGACGGCCGCGAACGATAAGTACGCCAAGAAAGAAGAGACCTATACGGAAAAGGTCATGCGCCTGGCGGAAAAGAGCCTGTTGTTGCAGATCATCGACCAGCGCTGGCGTGACCACCTCCATTCGCTCGATCATCTGCGTCAGGCGGTTGGCCTGCGCGCCTATGCACAGAAGGATCCGCTGCGTGAGTATCAGGCCGAGGCCTTCAGCTTGTTCGACCGCATGCTCGACAATGTTCGCGAGTCCGTCACCCAGGTTTTGATGCATATCGAGATTCGCGTCGACGCCGATGCCGATCAGCTGGCGCCACGCGAGCCGTCCCGTCCAATGCAGGAAAGCCGCAGCGATCCGGCGTTTGCCCAGCAAACCGGTCAACCCGCACAGACAGCGCCATCAGATCGCTTGGCCTGGCAAGCAGGTCAGGCAGTCAGCCGTGTCGATCCCAAAGATCGCGATCCCAATAACCCCGCGACATGGGGCAAGGTCGGACGCAACGAGTTATGTCCGTGCGGCTCGGGCAAGAAGTACAAACACTGTCACGGCAAGCTCGAGCAGGCCGCCGGGGCTTCGACCGCGGTTCATTGA
- a CDS encoding peptidylprolyl isomerase: protein MPLRFVACLFLLLGVSPAFAQDEGNDVVARVNGMEVTRDDVATAILQLPAEYQQVPMEILWQPILDQVIDRKLLAEAAGESGLDEGEEFKQQINLMREELLQQLYLQQQVDAGLTTEALDEAYEQFVADFEAAGAGEEVRARHILVDSEDAANEVIERLDDGEDFATVAMETSIGPSGPDGGDLGFFKKEDMVPEFGDAAFALDAGDVSGPVQSPFGWHVIKVEERRTAQPPAMEEVAGDLSNLVAQDLITEEIERLRADADIELIEPPAQDEPEGEQEN from the coding sequence ATGCCGTTACGCTTTGTTGCCTGCCTGTTCCTCTTGTTGGGCGTTTCGCCCGCGTTTGCTCAGGACGAGGGCAACGACGTTGTCGCGCGGGTGAATGGCATGGAGGTTACCCGCGACGATGTCGCGACGGCCATCCTGCAGCTGCCGGCTGAGTACCAGCAGGTGCCCATGGAGATCCTGTGGCAACCGATTCTTGACCAGGTCATCGATCGCAAGCTCCTGGCCGAGGCCGCCGGCGAAAGCGGTCTCGACGAAGGCGAGGAGTTTAAGCAGCAGATCAATCTGATGCGCGAGGAACTGTTGCAGCAGCTCTATCTTCAGCAGCAGGTCGATGCCGGTCTGACAACAGAAGCGCTGGATGAGGCTTATGAACAGTTCGTGGCCGATTTTGAGGCCGCTGGTGCCGGCGAAGAGGTTCGGGCGCGGCACATTCTGGTCGACTCCGAGGATGCGGCCAACGAGGTGATCGAGCGTCTTGATGACGGCGAAGATTTCGCCACTGTCGCCATGGAGACCTCGATTGGGCCATCCGGCCCAGACGGCGGCGATCTCGGTTTCTTCAAGAAAGAAGACATGGTGCCCGAGTTTGGCGACGCCGCCTTCGCGTTGGACGCCGGCGACGTATCCGGCCCGGTCCAGAGCCCGTTCGGCTGGCACGTCATCAAGGTCGAAGAGCGGCGCACGGCGCAACCGCCGGCGATGGAGGAAGTCGCCGGGGATCTGAGCAATCTGGTCGCCCAGGACCTGATCACCGAAGAGATCGAGCGGCTGCGCGCCGATGCCGATATCGAGCTGATCGAACCGCCCGCACAGGATGAGCCGGAAGGCGAACAGGAAAACTAG